A window of Limosilactobacillus reuteri genomic DNA:
TAATATTATCAATATTCTTATGTTCCTTAAAAAATCGAGGTAAGGAAATATATGCCATTTTAAACTTATTCCAACGCCCGGTAATTTGATCCCATATACTATAATGCCACCAAAATTCAGGTTTCCATCCATAATCAAGCCAAAATTCCTTAAATCCAAGTTTTTTTAAGAATCTTATATTATCCATATTCGCTTTAGGTCCACCTACATTACCTGATGGATCTTTTAGTGAGATTATATAATTATTACTCATCTTTTCACCCATTAATTAACTTATTTACGGCGGTCGTTACATAATAACCTGACCGCATTTTTTTTGCTATTTTTTCAACATTATCATGCATCTGATGATATTCTTCTTCCGTAATCGAATTAAGCTTTTCATCTAAATCGTTCAGATTACTAATTGTAATTCCCACTCCGTTTTCTTTTACAAAATCTGCCAAAGCAGCTTGATCCCAAATAATTACTGGCAGACCAGAACTTAAATATAGTGACGTCTTGTGTGGATTGTTGTAACGTAAATATTTTCCGAAAGTACCATTACAAGTATCAGCACTTGTTCCGTGCCAAACTAATCCAAAGTTTTGTGTTAAATGTTTTGGCAACTCTTCTGGTGTATACTGACCCTTATATTCAATACTATCATTATATTTTTCAGCGGGATTAGGGCCAAAAACGGTTAGCTTGCTCTTTTGGTGATACTCATCTAAAAATTTTGCATCAATTAAATTACCAGCATAACATAATGTTTTACTGTAACTTGTATACTTCTGCAAAGGTTGAGGATTATCATAATCAAAAATTCCTAAATCAATCAAAGGTACATTTACTCCATTTTCCTTTAACCAAGTATTCATCTTCTGATTATGTCCAATAATCCCATCCGCTAAATTGAATGATTCAATTTCGGCGGCTCCTTTTTCTGGTTCATTAATATATAGACGAATTGACTCTACATCATGAATAATAATGTAGAGTTTTGCTTTTGTGTATTTTCTCATACATTCAACAATTCGTTTCATTGTATAAGCAGAGTATAAGGGATATTGCAAAATTAAATATTCCATATCTGAGTGTTGTTTAAAAAAACGAGGCAGCGTTAAATAAGCCATTTTAAACTTATTTACTCGAGATTTAATTGCATTTTTAATTCCGTGATTATTCCAAAAATTCCAGCCATAGTCTAACCAATAATTACTAAAGCCTAACTTTTCTAAATTATGAATATTATCCATATTTGCTTTAGGACCACCAACATTCTTTGCTGGATCACGTAATGAAATAATATATCGTTTCATTATTGTTCCTCCACTGGTATAAGTTGTTTTACTGCTTTTTTTACATAAAAACCATTCCGCATTTTTTCTGCAACATTTCTTACATTTTGATGTATC
This region includes:
- a CDS encoding sugar transferase — protein: MKRYIISLRDPAKNVGGPKANMDNIHNLEKLGFSNYWLDYGWNFWNNHGIKNAIKSRVNKFKMAYLTLPRFFKQHSDMEYLILQYPLYSAYTMKRIVECMRKYTKAKLYIIIHDVESIRLYINEPEKGAAEIESFNLADGIIGHNQKMNTWLKENGVNVPLIDLGIFDYDNPQPLQKYTSYSKTLCYAGNLIDAKFLDEYHQKSKLTVFGPNPAEKYNDSIEYKGQYTPEELPKHLTQNFGLVWHGTSADTCNGTFGKYLRYNNPHKTSLYLSSGLPVIIWDQAALADFVKENGVGITISNLNDLDEKLNSITEEEYHQMHDNVEKIAKKMRSGYYVTTAVNKLING